In one window of Fibrobacter sp. DNA:
- a CDS encoding penicillin-binding protein activator LpoB produces MRKIFALLALGLSLCFVACSSGGGSKVTRIDANSTTDLSGKWNDTDSRLVADEMIMDCLTRPWYDKMSAELGRVPTVVIGNVRNKSHEHISVETFVKDMERALINSGKADFVANATERQELRQEVMDQRGNATAETTKELGMEQGADLMLTGTINSIIDQEGGKSVVFYQIDLELTDLQTHKKLWLGDKKIKKFVSKDAVKL; encoded by the coding sequence ATGCGTAAAATTTTTGCTCTCTTGGCTCTTGGCCTTAGCCTTTGCTTTGTTGCATGCAGCAGCGGTGGTGGTAGCAAGGTTACCCGTATCGATGCAAATTCCACTACCGACCTTTCTGGCAAGTGGAACGACACCGATTCCCGCCTGGTTGCCGACGAAATGATCATGGACTGCCTGACCCGCCCCTGGTACGACAAGATGTCTGCTGAACTGGGCCGCGTGCCCACCGTCGTTATCGGCAACGTTCGCAACAAGAGCCACGAACACATTAGCGTAGAAACCTTTGTTAAGGACATGGAACGCGCTCTCATCAACTCCGGCAAGGCTGACTTTGTTGCCAATGCAACCGAACGTCAGGAACTCCGTCAGGAAGTCATGGACCAGCGCGGTAACGCCACTGCAGAAACCACCAAGGAACTTGGCATGGAACAGGGCGCAGACCTGATGCTCACCGGCACCATCAATTCCATCATCGACCAGGAAGGTGGCAAGTCCGTTGTGTTCTACCAGATCGACCTGGAACTGACCGACCTTCAGACCCACAAGAAGCTCTGGCTGGGCGACAAGAAGATCAAGAAGTTTGTTTCCAAGGACGCTGTTAAGCTTTAA